A DNA window from bacterium contains the following coding sequences:
- a CDS encoding DUF6094 domain-containing protein produces the protein MRLEGKIKMGYYPTPLSVVERISSFLKFPQDNVNILDPCCGEGLALKKLTEGFNATTYGIELDEHRGKQAKTNLDYVITGSYEDSKISNNAFSCLLLNPPYDWEIHSDDADSERKEKTFLKDTVKYLQPSGTLIYIIPQHRLNEDIAKILSYRFCDFNVFRFPDEEYEAQKQIVLFGRKKSKSVVNENDFWRLQSVYRENLPEIPYSKEPLYKLPPSVPVSLFCSSLIDEKELEKEMGKSVLWQKFNGYGEGNGNDIGRPPLPLHTGHLGLLLANGCLDGVVGEGEDKHIVRGKVEKVTHKFEEYADNVLIEREVEKYNVSIKLLRKDGEILNLM, from the coding sequence ATGCGACTCGAAGGGAAAATTAAGATGGGGTATTATCCTACTCCTTTATCAGTTGTTGAAAGAATAAGCTCTTTTCTGAAGTTCCCGCAGGATAATGTCAATATTTTAGACCCGTGCTGTGGCGAAGGATTGGCGCTGAAAAAACTTACCGAAGGTTTTAACGCCACCACTTATGGCATTGAACTTGACGAGCACAGAGGCAAACAGGCTAAAACCAATCTTGATTATGTCATTACAGGAAGTTATGAGGATTCAAAGATAAGCAATAATGCTTTCTCCTGTCTTTTGCTTAATCCACCTTACGATTGGGAGATTCACTCCGACGATGCTGACAGCGAGAGAAAAGAGAAAACCTTCCTTAAAGACACAGTAAAATACCTTCAGCCCTCCGGCACTCTTATATACATAATTCCGCAGCATAGATTGAATGAAGATATTGCAAAGATACTTTCCTATCGTTTTTGTGATTTCAATGTATTCAGGTTCCCGGACGAGGAGTATGAGGCACAAAAACAGATTGTTCTGTTCGGAAGAAAAAAGAGCAAAAGTGTCGTAAATGAAAATGATTTTTGGAGATTACAAAGCGTTTATAGAGAAAATCTTCCGGAAATTCCGTATTCCAAAGAGCCTCTTTATAAGCTTCCTCCTTCAGTGCCTGTTTCGTTGTTCTGCTCCTCTCTGATAGACGAAAAAGAGCTTGAAAAGGAAATGGGAAAATCAGTTTTATGGCAGAAATTCAATGGCTATGGTGAGGGGAACGGCAATGATATCGGAAGACCGCCACTTCCCCTGCACACAGGCCATCTTGGTTTGTTGCTTGCAAACGGTTGTCTTGACGGAGTTGTTGGAGAAGGCGAAGATAAGCACATTGTCAGAGGAAAAGTGGAAAAAGTTACGCATAAATTTGAGGAATACGCAGATAATGTCCTGATAGAAAGGGAGGTTGAAAAATACAATGTCTCTATAAAACTGCTCAGGAAGGATGGCGAAATCCTGAACTTAATGTAG